The following coding sequences lie in one Xyrauchen texanus isolate HMW12.3.18 chromosome 25, RBS_HiC_50CHRs, whole genome shotgun sequence genomic window:
- the oard1 gene encoding ADP-ribose glycohydrolase OARD1 isoform X1, translating into MKAPQQPMSRAYIYIYIYIYIYIYIYTHTHTHTHARTHARTHTGLPNMFRPRALIDTCEWMCWGRSYRMSFCPRLLCFSIVFVCKHALDERPYLLYCVSVSHGTATFLDTASNVNKNFSEVSAPMSKGSEVCADGDQRDLPCSSGWELQHIRGDLFTCPATDALAHCISEDCHMGAGVAVLFKKKFGGTEELLAQMKRQGQCAVLKRSGRFVYYLITKKKYYQKPTYDILRASLVSMREHCLANGVTRISMPRIGCGLDKLKWENVSSIITEVFRNTKTCITVYSI; encoded by the exons ATGAAAGCTCCGCAACAACCGATGTcacgcgcatatatatatatatatatatatatatatatatatatatatatatacacacacacacacacacacacacacgcacgcacgcacgcacgcacgcacacaggcCTTCCGAACATGTTTCGCCCACGCGCGCTCATAGATACGTGCGAATGGATGTGTTGGGGGCGTTCATACCGAATGAGTTTTTGTCcgcgtctgctctgtttttccattgttttcgtTTGTAAACACGCGCTGGACGAACGTCCATACCTGCTGTACTGCGTTTCAGTGTCTCACGGGACCGCCACGTTTTTAGACACTGCATCAAATGTAAACAAGaacttcag TGAAGTCTCAGCTCCAATGTCAAAGGGATCTGAAGTTTGTGCCGATGGAGACCAGAGAGAT cTCCCATGCAGCTCAGGATGGGAGCTGCAACACATAAGAGGAGATTTGTTCACCTGTCCAgccacagatgccctggcacactgCATCAGTGAAGACTGCCACATGGGAGCAGGTGTCGCTGTGCTCTTCAAGAAGAAATTCGGTGGAACTGAGGAGCTTCTGGCTCAGA TGAAGCGGCAAGGCCAGTGTGCTGTTCTTAAAAGATCTGGTCGTTTCGTATACTACCTG ATCACAAAGAAAAAGTACTACCAAAAGCCCACCTATGACATTCTTAGAGCGAGCCTTGTGTCTATGAGAGAACACTGCCTGGCCAATGGTGTTACCAGAATATCCATGCCTCG GATTGGCTGTGGGCTGGATAAACTAAAGTGGGAAAACGTGTCTTCCATTATTACAGAAGTCTTCCGGAACACAAAAACCTGCATCACTGTGTATTCGATCTAG
- the apobec2b gene encoding C->U-editing enzyme APOBEC-2b, giving the protein MADKKDSRTPSKGGLIKRKEKKMEKTESKPEKEKEKDKDKDEKIKSKTAENQQNSIDKPQGNGEIEEGAQGPVKDEEFQLEPIELPPFEIIVGDRMNPNFFKFQFKNVEYSSGRNKTFLCYQVDIQGGTTEADGLRGYLEDEHSGSHAEEVFFQQVLAFYDKSLCYTVTWYTSSSPCATCAAKLVEILRSRKTMRLSIHCSRLFQWEEPEIQTGLQALVRAGCKLRMMRPLDFAYVWSAFVENEADNFIAWEDCQENYEYYDEKLCGILK; this is encoded by the exons ATGGCAGACAAAAAGGACAGCAGGACCCCCAGCAAAGGAGGTCTGATTAAAAGGAAAGAGAAGAAAATGGAGAAAACAGAAAGTAAACCTGAGAAGGAGAAAGAAAAGGACAAAGATAAGGATGAGAAGATCAAGTCAAAGACTGCAGAAAACCAGCAAAACAGTATCGATAAGCCTCAGGGAAATGGGGAGATAGAAGAAGGAGCCCAGGGTCCTGTCAAAGATGAGGAATTTCAGCTGGAGCCTATTGAGCTACCTCCATTTGAGATCATTGTAGG AGACAGAATGAACCCCAACTTCtttaaatttcaatttaaaaatgtggAATATTCTTCAGGGCGCAACAAGACCTTCCTGTGCTACCAGGTAGACATACAAGGAGGCACTACAGAGGCAGATGGCCTACGTGGTTACCTAGAGGATGAGCATTCAGGCTCACACGCTGAAGAAGTCTTCTTTCAACAGGTGCTAGCCTTTTATGACAAGTCACTTTGCTACACAGTAACCTGGTATACTTCTTCAAGTCCATGTGCAACTTGTGCTGCTAAGCTTGTAGAGATCTTGCGATCGCGCAAAACGATGCGCCTGAGTATCCACTGTTCCCGCCTCTTCCAGTGGGAGGAGCCAGAGATACAAACTGGACTACAGGCACTAGTTAGGGCGGGGTGTAAACTACGCATGATGAGACCTTTGGATTTTGCCTATGTTTGGTCTGCTTTTGTAGAGAACGAAGCAGATAACTTTATAGCCTGGGAGGACTGTCAAGAAAACTATGAATATTATGATGAGAAGCTGTGTGGTATTCTTAAGTAG
- the LOC127619226 gene encoding LOW QUALITY PROTEIN: guanylyl cyclase-activating protein 2-like (The sequence of the model RefSeq protein was modified relative to this genomic sequence to represent the inferred CDS: inserted 2 bases in 1 codon; substituted 1 base at 1 genomic stop codon) codes for MGQWLSDDSDDEEIDVAELQEWYKKFVVECPSGKLFMHEFKSFFGVTGNQEAADYIENMFQAFDQNGDNTIDFLEXVAALNLVLXGNLEYKLKWTFKMYNKDGSGCIDKTELKEIVESIYRLKKACHGDLDEECNLLTPDQVVDRIFELMDENGDWELSLDEFIDGARRDKWVMKMLQMDVNPRDWINEQRRCSANF; via the exons ATGGGTCAGTGGCTGAGTGATGACTCTGATGATGAGGAGATTGATGTTGCTGAACTTCAGGAGTGGTATAAGAAGTTTGTGGTGGAATGCCCAAGTGGAAAACTCTTCATGCATGAGTTCAAGAGCTTCTTTGGTGTTACTGGCAACCAGGAAGCAGCGGATTACATAGAAAACATGTTCCAAGCTTTTGACCAAAATGGG GACAATACTATTGATTTTCTGGA TGTTGCAGCCTTGAATCTAGTGCTGTGAGGAAACCTTGAGTACAAACTGAAAtggacttttaaaatgtacaacaaggACGGGAGTGGCTGTATCGACAAAACTGAGCTAAAGGAGATTGTGGAG TCAATTTACCGACTAAAGAAAGCTTGCCATGGTGACCTTGATGAAGAGTGTAACCTCCTGACCCCAGATCAGGTGGTGGACCGAATATTTGAGCTAATGGATGAGAATGGAGATT GGGAGTTGTCTCTGGATGAGTTCATTGACGGGGCACGGCGGGACAAATGGGTCATGAAGATGCTGCAAATGGACGTTAACCCCAGAGACTGGATCAATGAACAGCGACGCTGCAGCGCCAACTTCTGA
- the oard1 gene encoding ADP-ribose glycohydrolase OARD1 isoform X2, which produces MSKGSEVCADGDQRDLPCSSGWELQHIRGDLFTCPATDALAHCISEDCHMGAGVAVLFKKKFGGTEELLAQMKRQGQCAVLKRSGRFVYYLITKKKYYQKPTYDILRASLVSMREHCLANGVTRISMPRIGCGLDKLKWENVSSIITEVFRNTKTCITVYSI; this is translated from the exons ATGTCAAAGGGATCTGAAGTTTGTGCCGATGGAGACCAGAGAGAT cTCCCATGCAGCTCAGGATGGGAGCTGCAACACATAAGAGGAGATTTGTTCACCTGTCCAgccacagatgccctggcacactgCATCAGTGAAGACTGCCACATGGGAGCAGGTGTCGCTGTGCTCTTCAAGAAGAAATTCGGTGGAACTGAGGAGCTTCTGGCTCAGA TGAAGCGGCAAGGCCAGTGTGCTGTTCTTAAAAGATCTGGTCGTTTCGTATACTACCTG ATCACAAAGAAAAAGTACTACCAAAAGCCCACCTATGACATTCTTAGAGCGAGCCTTGTGTCTATGAGAGAACACTGCCTGGCCAATGGTGTTACCAGAATATCCATGCCTCG GATTGGCTGTGGGCTGGATAAACTAAAGTGGGAAAACGTGTCTTCCATTATTACAGAAGTCTTCCGGAACACAAAAACCTGCATCACTGTGTATTCGATCTAG